The following are from one region of the Nostoc cf. commune SO-36 genome:
- a CDS encoding DUF29 family protein has protein sequence MEELLELRQFLEQGKIHEALLLVDELEEMSLSDKINKVDSYGVILLIHLIKQNAEKRSTRSWDVSIENTVREINKINKRRKSGGYYLNQAELIDILQQGYQVAVKRAALEAFEGHYEAQELAAMVDQEKILTQALEFIQQ, from the coding sequence ATGGAAGAACTGCTAGAACTTAGGCAATTTCTAGAACAAGGCAAAATCCATGAGGCGTTGCTGTTGGTGGATGAGTTAGAAGAAATGAGCCTCAGTGACAAAATCAATAAAGTTGATAGTTATGGTGTAATTCTGCTCATCCATTTAATTAAACAAAACGCCGAAAAACGTTCTACTCGCTCTTGGGATGTTTCGATAGAAAATACAGTGCGGGAAATCAACAAAATAAACAAGCGCCGCAAATCTGGTGGTTATTACTTGAATCAAGCAGAATTAATCGATATTCTGCAACAAGGATATCAAGTGGCAGTGAAAAGAGCGGCGCTAGAAGCTTTTGAGGGGCATTATGAAGCCCAAGAATTGGCTGCAATGGTTGACCAGGAAAAAATCTTAACTCAGGCGCTAGAATTTATTCAACAATAG
- a CDS encoding isoaspartyl peptidase/L-asparaginase translates to MESQVQPKLIIHGGAGSSLHGKGGLEAVRRSLHTVIEEVYSLLLSGATASEAVVHGCQMLEDNPRFNAGTGSVLQSDGQIRMSASLMDGALGRFSGVINISRVKNPIELAQFLQNSPDRVLSDFGSAELAREMQLPSYNALTDLRLQEWIQERQDNFKSAMAGVVAEPELVETSNAGRGTIGVVALDISGKLAVGTSTGGKGFERIGRVSDSAMPAGNYATSNAGVSCTGIGEDIIDECLAPRIVVRVTDGMSLKEAMQRSFGEANQNKRDLGAIALDVSGAIAWGKTSEILLAAYHDGEKIGDTLEWNDSELIGYC, encoded by the coding sequence ATGGAGTCACAGGTGCAACCTAAATTAATTATTCATGGGGGGGCTGGTAGTTCTCTCCACGGTAAGGGAGGACTGGAGGCAGTGCGCCGATCGCTCCATACAGTAATAGAAGAAGTCTATTCTCTGCTATTGTCAGGAGCAACTGCCTCTGAGGCGGTGGTGCATGGTTGCCAAATGCTCGAAGATAACCCCCGTTTTAATGCTGGTACTGGTTCAGTATTGCAATCTGATGGACAAATCCGCATGAGTGCTTCCCTGATGGATGGCGCATTAGGGCGGTTTAGTGGTGTGATTAATATTTCGCGGGTGAAAAATCCCATTGAGTTGGCACAATTCTTACAGAACTCACCAGACCGAGTGCTATCAGATTTCGGATCGGCTGAGTTGGCGCGGGAAATGCAACTTCCCAGCTATAACGCTTTAACTGATTTGCGGTTACAAGAGTGGATACAAGAACGCCAGGATAATTTTAAAAGCGCAATGGCTGGCGTGGTAGCAGAACCCGAACTGGTAGAAACTAGCAATGCTGGACGTGGCACTATCGGTGTAGTAGCTTTAGATATATCTGGTAAGTTAGCTGTCGGCACTTCTACTGGTGGTAAAGGCTTTGAGCGGATTGGCAGGGTCAGTGATTCGGCAATGCCAGCAGGTAATTACGCGACTAGTAATGCTGGTGTTAGTTGTACTGGCATTGGGGAAGATATCATTGATGAGTGTTTAGCTCCCCGCATTGTAGTACGTGTCACTGATGGTATGTCTCTGAAGGAGGCGATGCAGCGATCCTTTGGAGAAGCGAATCAGAATAAAAGGGATTTGGGAGCGATCGCCTTAGATGTTAGTGGAGCGATCGCTTGGGGGAAAACTAGCGAAATCTTACTCGCCGCCTACCATGACGGCGAAAAAATTGGCGACACCTTGGAGTGGAATGATAGTGAATTGATTGGCTATTGTTGA